Proteins encoded within one genomic window of Methanosarcina barkeri str. Wiesmoor:
- a CDS encoding PrsW family intramembrane metalloprotease — protein sequence MPVVRRNEWLKVLTTAVVFYILLLVALLLTKNSNLFPTLAMVGSFMVPVAYVAFIYERRHLSRLTMPTVSLAFIYGGLLGIIAAALLEPFFINQLDLRAILRIGFIEEFAKILGVLVIARRRRHDSEMDGLILGAAAGMGFAALESNGYAFTALLESHGSISATVEVTLIRGLLAPLGHGTWTAILASVLFRESKKCNFRVNWHVINAYLLVSILHAMWDGLPLVVSSIFGQGLGVLIAWGAIGAVGLFILWIRWQEAVRLQMVSPSEIEETCI from the coding sequence GTGCCGGTGGTCCGACGGAATGAATGGTTAAAAGTTCTAACCACAGCAGTAGTCTTCTACATTCTCTTACTGGTGGCCTTGCTGCTGACGAAGAACTCAAACCTTTTTCCAACCCTGGCAATGGTCGGCAGCTTTATGGTCCCTGTCGCTTATGTAGCTTTCATATACGAGCGCAGGCACCTCAGCCGTCTGACAATGCCAACGGTCTCCCTGGCTTTTATATATGGAGGGCTGCTGGGTATCATTGCTGCTGCTCTTCTAGAGCCATTTTTTATCAATCAGCTAGATCTGAGGGCAATTTTAAGAATAGGATTTATCGAAGAGTTTGCTAAAATCCTGGGAGTGCTGGTGATTGCACGCCGCAGACGGCACGATTCGGAAATGGACGGATTGATTCTGGGTGCGGCAGCAGGAATGGGATTTGCAGCCCTGGAAAGTAACGGTTACGCCTTTACGGCTCTCCTGGAAAGTCATGGGAGCATTTCGGCAACAGTGGAAGTGACCTTAATCCGCGGTCTGCTTGCTCCGCTGGGACATGGCACCTGGACCGCTATTTTAGCCAGTGTACTATTCCGAGAAAGCAAGAAGTGTAACTTCCGCGTTAACTGGCATGTAATTAATGCTTATCTGCTCGTTTCCATTCTACATGCAATGTGGGACGGGCTGCCCCTGGTAGTTTCTTCTATCTTTGGCCAGGGCTTAGGCGTGTTAATTGCTTGGGGTGCGATTGGTGCTGTTGGATTGTTTATCCTCTGGATACGCTGGCAAGAAGCAGTCAGGTTACAAATGGTTTCGCCGTCAGAAATTGAGGAAACATGTATCTAA
- a CDS encoding NAD(P)-binding domain-containing protein, whose translation MDKKAIIGVIGLGIMGSSFASNFLSRGLQCSRI comes from the coding sequence ATTGACAAAAAAGCAATTATTGGCGTGATAGGCCTTGGGATCATGGGAAGTTCTTTTGCTTCGAACTTTCTATCACGAGGCTTACAATGTTCACGTATATAA
- a CDS encoding tetratricopeptide repeat protein, which produces MANDFKKTRSGRTGKPGRTNKTDKTDGTGKTSKSGRKGGKGKGTGGTGKGAGKTGKRTGRTDKVTETAYDRLNKALAAHEKALEKNPEDSAAWAGKAAVFLKHRKYSDSLKAIKKALEIEPENPHYLYEKGFVLLQLNREGDALQAFDRLLEIKPDSDKAWNLKTSVLCRLKQHEKALGDSEKALSSNPKLGGAWHSKGSVLADLGRYEEAIEAYDAALKLNPNLARVLVGKGFALYSLDRPVEAMIAYDAALKINPDNAKNWIGKGLIHLKLGKFKRAIAACSKAISIKPDSSDAWYCKGMAFSSLDKNGEALGALERALRIDPDNIEARKALASVNSKLGITLDEDEERMEEDKPKVKRSVWTRKKPTSEIIKKSLGQEKEKRGKISRKNLRAKKE; this is translated from the coding sequence ATGGCAAACGATTTTAAAAAAACTAGAAGCGGACGAACAGGAAAACCAGGTAGGACAAACAAGACAGACAAAACAGATGGGACAGGCAAAACAAGTAAAAGTGGCAGAAAAGGAGGAAAAGGCAAGGGAACAGGTGGAACAGGCAAAGGAGCAGGCAAAACAGGCAAGAGAACAGGCAGAACCGATAAAGTCACTGAGACAGCCTATGACCGCCTGAATAAAGCCCTTGCAGCACACGAAAAGGCCCTTGAGAAAAACCCGGAGGATTCTGCAGCCTGGGCTGGCAAAGCAGCAGTGTTTCTAAAGCACAGAAAGTACAGTGACTCCCTAAAGGCAATTAAAAAGGCCCTTGAAATCGAGCCTGAAAACCCTCACTACCTTTACGAAAAAGGTTTTGTGCTCCTGCAACTCAACAGGGAAGGAGACGCGTTACAGGCTTTTGACAGGTTGCTTGAAATAAAACCTGATAGCGATAAAGCCTGGAATCTCAAAACTTCAGTACTTTGCAGGCTGAAGCAACACGAAAAAGCCCTAGGGGACTCTGAAAAAGCCCTTTCATCAAATCCGAAGCTTGGAGGAGCCTGGCACTCAAAAGGTTCTGTGCTTGCGGATCTGGGCCGATATGAAGAAGCTATAGAAGCCTATGACGCTGCACTTAAGCTTAACCCGAACCTTGCAAGAGTCCTGGTGGGTAAAGGCTTTGCTCTCTACAGCCTGGACAGACCCGTGGAAGCCATGATAGCTTATGACGCTGCTCTCAAAATAAACCCTGATAATGCAAAGAACTGGATAGGGAAAGGCCTTATCCACCTCAAACTCGGCAAATTCAAAAGAGCTATTGCAGCCTGCAGTAAAGCGATTTCAATCAAGCCTGATTCTTCCGACGCCTGGTACTGCAAAGGTATGGCCTTTTCCAGCCTGGATAAAAATGGAGAAGCTCTCGGAGCTCTTGAAAGAGCCCTTCGGATAGATCCAGACAATATCGAGGCTAGAAAAGCCTTGGCTTCCGTAAATTCCAAGCTCGGAATAACCCTTGATGAAGATGAAGAAAGAATGGAAGAAGATAAGCCAAAAGTGAAGCGAAGTGTGTGGACAAGAAAAAAGCCAACAAGCGAGATAATAAAAAAAAGTCTGGGTCAGGAAAAAGAGAAAAGAGGAAAAATTAGCAGGAAGAACTTACGAGCAAAGAAAGAGTAA
- a CDS encoding nitroreductase: MTDNITSIGEKISNAVLDNIYQRRSVRNFSDKDVSDEIIKEIIRAGTYAPTAVNKQPWRFVVIKNKQLIEKYDDRAKKAFLAAYKDTENPDLVRFVQYLSKPATRIFYGAPVLILVFASPNVINEHDCALAAENMMLAARSLGIGSCWIGLAEGLGYDMEFLKEVEVPEGHKLIAPLIFGYPAKQNLKAPARNADVILKWIN; encoded by the coding sequence TTGACTGACAATATCACAAGTATCGGAGAAAAGATTTCAAATGCCGTGTTAGACAATATTTACCAGCGCCGATCTGTGCGCAATTTTTCTGATAAAGATGTTTCCGACGAAATAATCAAAGAGATTATAAGAGCGGGAACATATGCCCCCACAGCCGTGAATAAGCAGCCATGGCGGTTTGTGGTCATAAAAAATAAACAGCTCATCGAGAAATATGATGACCGTGCTAAGAAAGCTTTCCTTGCTGCATACAAAGATACCGAAAACCCAGATCTGGTAAGATTTGTGCAATATTTATCTAAACCGGCAACTCGAATCTTCTATGGAGCGCCTGTTCTCATTTTAGTGTTTGCGTCCCCCAATGTTATCAATGAGCATGACTGTGCTCTAGCCGCTGAGAATATGATGCTTGCAGCCCGATCTTTAGGAATCGGTAGCTGCTGGATAGGCCTTGCAGAAGGTTTGGGTTACGATATGGAATTCCTGAAGGAGGTCGAAGTGCCAGAAGGTCATAAGCTTATCGCACCGCTGATCTTTGGATACCCGGCAAAGCAGAACCTTAAAGCACCTGCTCGTAATGCTGATGTCATATTAAAATGGATAAATTAA
- the anfO gene encoding Fe-only nitrogenase accessory protein AnfO gives MKISVVENDKQEASSIFEPGFIAVYEEDGGEWKVLTRFENQVCNAKGMAAVRTSVADTIKQLGDVKVIVASEIPGIASGTFQAASFDIFLVEGNVLDLLDSIKKEMLETIEERQKEPPKFDITQFLESGVNKGDFSINIEDIMFKNPDLTSKKILIPYLKNGEFNRLDVICSHIPKWFVTNLSAMGFEYEIVNDLPNRKTVRVVRSQTPPSK, from the coding sequence TTGAAAATATCAGTTGTGGAAAACGATAAACAGGAAGCGAGTTCAATATTCGAACCAGGATTCATTGCAGTATATGAGGAAGACGGCGGGGAATGGAAAGTTCTGACCCGTTTTGAAAATCAAGTTTGCAACGCGAAAGGTATGGCTGCGGTACGCACATCTGTAGCGGATACAATAAAACAGCTTGGGGACGTAAAAGTAATTGTTGCAAGTGAAATCCCAGGGATAGCGTCCGGGACTTTTCAAGCAGCGAGTTTTGACATATTCCTTGTGGAAGGTAACGTACTGGATCTTCTTGATTCAATCAAAAAAGAAATGCTTGAAACAATTGAGGAGCGTCAGAAAGAACCGCCCAAATTTGACATCACGCAGTTTCTGGAATCCGGTGTGAATAAAGGTGATTTTTCGATAAATATAGAGGACATCATGTTTAAAAATCCGGATTTGACTTCAAAGAAAATTCTGATCCCCTATCTGAAAAATGGGGAATTTAACAGACTGGATGTTATTTGCAGCCATATTCCAAAGTGGTTTGTCACAAATTTAAGTGCTATGGGGTTTGAATATGAAATCGTGAATGATTTACCGAATAGAAAAACCGTTAGAGTAGTACGTAGTCAAACTCCTCCATCGAAATAA
- a CDS encoding dihydropteroate synthase has translation MKNIDFQKNTAECRGRIFDPIIQSTIDEMRRIKPDYDVPMHFTGWKNINRFAINRFAEAMPEQFLLNAVDTTYVFNGN, from the coding sequence ATGAAAAATATTGATTTTCAAAAAAATACTGCGGAATGTAGGGGCAGGATTTTTGACCCGATAATTCAGTCCACAATTGACGAGATGAGAAGGATAAAGCCCGATTATGATGTACCCATGCACTTTACGGGCTGGAAAAACATAAACCGGTTTGCCATAAATAGGTTTGCAGAAGCAATGCCAGAACAATTCCTGCTCAATGCGGTCGACACAACTTATGTATTTAATGGAAATTAA
- a CDS encoding NAD(P)-binding domain-containing protein, whose translation MLRTFYHEAYNVHVYNRTKEKAQLLVEKGAVFHSTPQELASVAEIIMT comes from the coding sequence TTGCTTCGAACTTTCTATCACGAGGCTTACAATGTTCACGTATATAACAGGACTAAGGAAAAAGCTCAGCTACTTGTCGAAAAAGGCGCCGTTTTCCATTCTACGCCACAGGAGTTAGCTTCAGTAGCAGAGATTATTATGACCTGA
- a CDS encoding class I SAM-dependent methyltransferase, with the protein MPHNLFSLFSQPLKPPLFEPGEPRFWDDPHISKSMLEAHLNQTHDGASRRNAEIEKTIRHLITSGFLKTGDQVLDLGCGPGLYSSKLCFEGMKVTGIDLSRRSIDYARAQAERDGQNIDYIYTDFFNIDYKETFDAVLQVYGEICTFSDEKRDLLLNLVHRALKDNGIFIFDVSTRELRMREGLKNRWYFSEGGFWRPGKHLVLEEGFDYPENDTWLNQYIIVDEDGTVKVYRLWLHDYSFETISQTLENNGFRVEKAWNNLSGELYQKGGDWIAIAAKKV; encoded by the coding sequence ATGCCCCACAATCTTTTCTCCCTCTTCTCTCAACCTTTAAAACCTCCTCTTTTCGAACCCGGTGAGCCTCGTTTCTGGGACGACCCACACATCTCGAAAAGTATGCTCGAAGCCCACCTTAACCAAACCCATGACGGAGCTAGCCGAAGAAATGCTGAGATCGAAAAAACAATCCGCCACCTAATAACCTCAGGATTCCTGAAAACCGGAGACCAGGTACTTGATCTTGGCTGCGGGCCAGGACTGTACAGCAGCAAGCTATGTTTTGAAGGCATGAAAGTAACCGGCATCGACCTTTCCAGAAGGTCTATAGACTATGCGCGGGCTCAGGCTGAAAGAGATGGGCAGAATATCGATTATATCTATACAGACTTTTTCAATATCGATTATAAAGAGACTTTTGATGCCGTTCTTCAGGTCTATGGGGAAATCTGTACCTTTTCCGACGAAAAACGTGACCTGCTCCTGAACCTTGTTCATAGGGCACTTAAAGACAACGGAATTTTCATCTTTGACGTGTCCACTAGAGAGCTACGCATGCGGGAAGGACTCAAAAACAGGTGGTATTTCTCTGAAGGTGGGTTCTGGAGACCGGGAAAGCATCTTGTGCTGGAAGAAGGATTTGATTATCCGGAAAATGATACCTGGCTAAATCAGTATATAATAGTGGATGAAGATGGGACTGTAAAGGTTTACAGGCTATGGCTGCATGACTATTCCTTTGAAACTATAAGTCAGACTCTTGAAAATAATGGGTTTAGAGTTGAAAAGGCATGGAACAATCTCTCAGGAGAGCTATACCAGAAAGGCGGGGACTGGATAGCGATAGCTGCAAAGAAAGTATAG